TCTAGCTTGCACACCTGGCATGGGTGTGAGCAGATATTATAAAGACCATTGGCAAGCCCGCCAAACCTGAGGCGGCTTGGAGTGAGTGGCAAGAGACCATGGGTTCGTGTATGACCAAGGAGCAAGTGGCGAAGACAGAGGAGCAAACGGCAGATAGCCAAATCGTGGAAGAGGAGCAGACGGAGCAGACAACGGGTAGTCAAATCATGGATGAGGAGCAGATGGAGGATTCTCAAAtcatggaggaggagcagcaggagcagatcgCAGATTCTCAAATCATGGATGACCCCATAATCTATGCATGGAATCCGCTCTACGAAGTCCCAGCCTGGAACAGATGGAGAAGACGACCTGCGCAGAAGGAGGTGAGCGCCAACATCGAGCTGCATCTCGCGCAGGAATGGTTCCACGGCAAGATGGGACCAGGGTGCAGTGGGCGGCTCATCGCTGAGcgggtgctgagggagcacTGCACCATGATGGGGGCTCCTGATGGCTCCTTTCTTGTCAGGGAGAGCGGGACATTCATTGGGGACTACGTCCTGTCCATCTGGCGTAATGGAGGGGTGCAGCACTGTCGCATCCATTGGTGGCAGGATGCCAACAGCCACAGGTACTTTCTTACCAACAACAGAATCTTCAACAGTCTCTATGACCTCATCTCCTATTACCAGAAGACACCGCTGAGGTACAACGAAATGGAGTTGAGACTGACAGTGCCTGTGCCTCGTTCCAAAGACTGGGTGCCGCGGGACGGCACCCGAGGATCGAGCACAGCTCCAGCGCCATcttcctcagggcaggatggaagaTCCAGCACCATCACGCGTGAAAAGAGAGTCATATTTAATAAGGCACTTGACCAAGTTCATATTATTTAAGTTCATTGTTCACAataaaagtttttgttctgcactAACCACAGAGTCCGTGTCTAATTACCACAGGTAAACTTTGATCGTATATGCCTTTCTTCACGTGTATGAGACACTGCATTCTTATCCCTACCTGGGGTTTCTACTACCCATACCAAATTGATCACTTACTTTGTAATACTGGTCCTAGCAGGGGTAATAATTAACACTAAATTAAGGGCACCTGCACTTccaatgttgtgcttttgtCCCTATTCGGAAGTAAcgatttgtttactttctgatcACAAGCGGCAGAGGATGGGGGAGGCGGTGGCGGTGAGGAAGAGCAGCACGGGATGCTTTCGCTTGCGGCACTTCCACTGCCATTTACCATTAACAATTACATTTAGTATAAACCACAAGACGGACAATCCCAGAAACACATCTCTTATCAAAACTTAGACATTTTCCAACAACCATATTTTGTATGGAACTCCTGGACTGATGTGACACTGAAAAGTATCAGGTGCAAAGGGCTTTATGATAGATTTCTTTTGTGACCATATCTAACAAATATTAGATGGGTCCTTGGCTCATTTCCCAATTTGTTAGGAATTTGGAAACACTATGGAGGAGTTTCATGCAAATCACAATCAGTTtaaccacaacaaacaaaacataatactaTTGCAACCAAAATATGTAATCAAGGGGTATATCAGCATTCCAGCAAGATCACATCTTCAATTTTcctgtcacaaaacacaaatggttaaaGTCAGCtatcagccattctgtgttcaGTAAAGGTCCCACGaggatcttctgtaaaataaaacaagacaacttgCCCTTTTGGGGCTAACgttaatacaattaaaaaatgagggaaCAATCCAGCAAGagttgattttacatttctttatcgGGGTGTCCTTAGCCTTCCAAGGATATTTGTTAAGGGATTTCATTAAGGTTAGGGAAACTGTCCTCAGGTTAGCTGAGTCAGTTgacacaggctggccagggagaTAAGTGTTTCCCTGGCTTATCAGTAACTGTATTGTGACTCACAGGGGCAATTGGCAGGAGTGGtgaggccttgggacagaaggtgttaaatcGAGGATCTCctccttttgttgtgagctttctaatACATCCACCCCTcactgccttcccccccccacctcccactcatctgggggagggggcgaaagcatcagctttccttGAGCTTCCTGAGCTTTTGTTCTGGCCACCAGTTAACTAATTTCTCTAGTCTGACTGTGGGTAATCCATTCATCAAATCTCGTGGAACACCCTTTTGCCAGCCAAGTGTCCAGAGACGATTACGTTTATGACCAATATTTCGCCTACCTGTTCTTACTGGCAATGAGACCCTTCCAGTTTCACTGAGGTTTGGGCTAGGTGGCCCAGGGGCAAGGCTGACAGCTGCAAGCCTCACTTCCCTTGGGTCAAATTTACTAGTGTTAGAAATCACCGgcccatattttctttcataattaattaattcctgggcaacctccccccatgtccatACTTTATATCCTGACTGCACATGGTTAGAGGTTACAGTTCCTTCTAATGCTGCCCGGGTTCTTTCTCTCTGAGGCAaagcttgtatttttccttgtagTTGTATACCTATAGGTTTCAGTGATTCTGGAAGCCCCCTAATTAAAGGAGTCATCCTTTCAGGATCAACAGGCATCATCATAGGTGATTCATGATGTGGCTGCAACTTTCTATCATACATCATTTGCAAACAGGCAGCCTTTTGGACACTTTCCACTAATTGATCAGCTGTTCCAGTAATGGCAAGAGGGTCTCCCCTTTCTAAAGGGTTAAGACCACCTGCCCAATAGGCAGCCCTCTGCGTTAGGGACCAGGGAGCACGGTTGTTAccagtagttaaaaatactcctggACCCCAATaaccttcagcttccttttcagttaacattatttggtctccaccagtGAGACTGAC
The sequence above is a segment of the Excalfactoria chinensis isolate bCotChi1 chromosome 1, bCotChi1.hap2, whole genome shotgun sequence genome. Coding sequences within it:
- the LOC140247173 gene encoding uncharacterized protein, which codes for MSESIATMKSENVLFDLLEKHGARPSLSGVDWARQNWHNLQSVSDRICVLQHGARTRAGKGKSFICAVLGAALKAAVEFRDEKHSAETQTIQALQESVKVMQELVKTLQNQIVNLEEQLQREQHNSVLLQMAFKELLAYKNTSNAVVHNLPQEKTFPQKELQGMREGLDKLEDSPTQLRPLIKTEYAFDNGEDLDPKMNVKEIPFSVTELAKLKKDFSRSPKESETEYVWRVSLTGGDQIMLTEKEAEGYWGPGVFLTTGNNRAPWSLTQRAAYWAGGLNPLERGDPLAITGTADQLVESVQKAACLQMMYDRKLQPHHESPMMMPVDPERMTPLIRGLPESLKPIGIQLQGKIQALPQRERTRAALEGTVTSNHVQSGYKVWTWGEVAQELINYERKYGPVISNTSKFDPREVRLAAVSLAPGPPSPNLSETGRVSLPVRTGRRNIGHKRNRLWTLGWQKGVPRDLMNGLPTVRLEKLVNWWPEQKLRKLKES